The sequence AGAACCTGCTCCGAAACGTAAGTACGCCCGGTCTTCtgctcacccccgccccccaccccacccctgcagggGAGCAAGTCCCAGCTGAAACGACACAGGGGTTATGCTGTTGCCCCGGGTTCCcagacctctctgggcctcagtttccccagtatGTACACTGGGGAATTCCAATTCTTCCATTAGGCAGAACAGGTGCAGGCTGTGGCCTCCCACCTATGACATTCAAGGTCTGAACAGAATGACTGGCTCCAAAACtgcaaaattaaatacatttcagaACATACCTACAAAACATAAGCTGAGGACAACTGGTCAACCACCGCTCAACTGAAATCCAGCCATGTGTTAGTGTCTCAAGGTAGAAAGTAGGGATATCTTAATTCTTAAAGTGAGCCATGCAATTCCTGTACTTTTGTTGCTATGAAGATAGAGAACTCTGGTGTCATTCCTGTTACCCTCCCGCAACTGAAGGTAACAACAAGAGTGAGAGGAACTGGCCTCAACCACCACGGatgggatgggaaggaggggTGAGCTAGCCTGTTCCCTCTTCCCTCATCCGCATGGCCCTCAGGCTGCACCTCTCGATTATTTACTGGCTACTCAATGGGGCCTTGAGAACCTGTCTCCCCCACTGTCAGAGGGGTGGACGGCAGTTATCCTGCTACACTCAAGAACTGAACCGCCTTCACTCCCCTCTCCTCTAGATCTTGGCAGAAGCAGCTCCAGAAAACATTTTTGCCAAGTGCTGCTCTGTCATCGAACGCCTGAAGTGAGTTGGGAGAGGGCCGGGGGCTCCGACTTTCCCCCCACCCAAGCTCAGAGGGGGTGCACTGCCTGACGTGAGAGGCCTGCTGAGGGGAGCCCGGGGCTCCAATCTAAGATGACTCCCCACGTGACCCCAGAGTGACAGCCTCCCCCTTTCCTCATTCTCACAGGGGCAGGTCCCTAACAAACCTGGAAGGTCATGGGGGCCGTGAACAGCCCCACCTGGAGGTGGCAGCTGTTGCCGCTCCGGCCACTCACACCTGTGGGCCCAGCCACCTAGGTTCTGAGCGTGACACCTGGTTTTTCGGTGCTGGTATTCAACCCTAAATCCCAGAGGAACGCTCCAGGCAAACACTATGCCTCAAGATTACTGTCCCTGGGCCAGACAGCTCAAGTGGCCCCTCAGACCACTGTCCCATCTCCTGTCCTCATCCTTAGGCTGCCACCAACCACCGGAACGGACGCCATTCAACAGGTCAGGTTCCCACCTCAGGGCTTGCTAGCAAAATAGGCCACAGCTCGGCACACATCAGGGCCAGGCCAACTCCCGCAAGGTGCGGCTGGCTGTGGGTGTGCTGTGGCGGCAGGCTGTATCCATGGGAACACCTGCCCCTGGGGACCCTCCTGGGGGCCTTGCTCCCAGAGGGAGAAACGTTGGGGGAGGACTGCACTGCCCGGGCTCTGCCTGATTCTCTCTTCCTGCAAGACCAGACAGGTGAAGGCTTTGGGGGGCCCACACCCCACACTCATTGGCCAAGCCTTGTACCTCTTCAACTTGTTTCCTCTACAAACACAACTGCGGCCAGCACGCAGTTTTAGACAAAAAGCACtttatttaaccaaaaaaaagggggggggggggagtcaggaAAGCACAATGCGCCTGCAGAAAACTATCTTTTCTTATAATtccgatttaaaaaaaaaaaaaaagaaaaaaaccaacacaacacAAAGCTTGTAATTTCCAATCACCGTTACCAGGCTTTTACATCTATATAGAACAAACATCTGCTTCAAAACTCTacggggagagaaagagagagacggCACCCGGCAGACACGGGGAGGTTTTGTTATCATTTATTTGTGAAGTTAAAAACGAGcgataaaaagtaaaaactgccatacaattttctgtttgttttgttctcaatTGTTTTCGGTTGCAATGTCCTCTTGAACAGATGAAACACGACAGAccagtcctgggggtggggggcaggaggggcggcgggggagctgagctggggcagcaggaggagcgagagaaggagcagagaggCTGAGTGAGGGGCTGCCTGACGCGGGTGGGGGCGGGTTTTCGTGCAATACCAATACCTGGTCCAAGGAATGTTCCAActctaactaaaaaaaaaaatagcaagagtgactttttttcctttttgaaagtttattttaaaaacatgaagagGGCCAAAAGTGGTAGTAGGGAGTGAATGAATTGCTTTCTCCTGAAAGAGACAGTTTCAGGAAggctggggcagggcgggggataatagagattttttaatatatatatataattttataggttttgttttgcttttaatttttaattttttaaattttttttttttttgcagagattTAGTTCTCGCTATCTTCTATGGCTGGCTCAACATGAAGGAtcccaattttgaaagaaaaaaagcatgtgAGACACACAGAATGAGCGAGAGAGCGAGAGCCCGGCACCGCCTGTGCCGCGACCTCCAAGCCACTCACAGTGAGCGAGGGCTCCCCAggcaacccccccacccccaccccaccctggcagCTGTCGCTCTCTCGACAAacggaaaaaaaacaaaacaaaaaaaaggccccaaacagaacaaaatggaaaaaaaataataaaagattttcacagatgaagaagttCACATTCATTCGATTCATTGAGCCTGCGGAGAGGGAAGAGATAGGAATTGGTCActacggggaggggaggggaggtgggagactAGGGGGACAGTGGCAAGGAGGGGGCCAGGAAGCCCCTCTCCCGAGCCTGTGAGCACAGGCCGGAAGGATGTGTTTGTAGCTGTCTAGTCAGCGCTCCAGGGACTCAGCCGAAGTCAGACTGGCTCCTTGATGGAGGAGAGAGTgacacagaggaaggaggagaagcaggggctgcagagaggggaagagaggggagggggaagcgctcagggctgggggagggaggagtgccCTCTGTCTTCAGGAAGGCGGGCGGGCGGCTCCCGGCGCATCACAACATGACAATCAGAGATCACGGTGTCCCCACAACACCCCTGTGAGGTAGGTTGGAAGGTGGCAACGATCGTCATGCCCACTTCACAGACAAGACCGGGACACAAGGCAGGCATGGGCGCGCAGAGAGGCCGAGCCTGGGCGGAGCGGGAGGGCCCCGGGGCCGGGCCCCTCGGCACCTCCCTGCGGCCGCCGGAGCCACAGCCAAGCCGCACAGGGCTGCTTGCAGCACACACAGTCACTTGGACACGCGGGGAGAGATCgtgggtttaaaaataaaagaatcaaaagaataaaaaccatgaaaGTAatgcagagaggagaaaaaatatcCGTTTTCTTCCCAAGTGGCCAGATTTTGAGTGAGTTAGCAGTCGGGTTGGAGACCAACCAACTTCTGAGCGGAcggcctgccccccacccccaggactaCCCACCAGTTCAACAGttcctccttttatttgtttCGCGCTCTCCCCCAGCATCACGACAGCGTTACACAGGAACAAGCGGGCCGGCGGAGGGAGGCCTCTTCATTTAACCTCTGGACCCAGCGCACACTTCCCCCGGCTCGTGGGGACTCCCGGAGACCTCTGGCCACACGGCCCCCGCTGCAGGCATCAAGGACACACCCCGCAGGGGAAGGGATTTCCGGCGCTACCCACTAAGGCAGGATGGACGGTGGCCGGGGGttggaaggagaaaggaggaggaggagggtggcaaTTCCCACTTGCCTGCTGCTGTCCCTGCTGtgtgggtggaggctgggggccgCCAGGACCTGGAGTCTGTCCGTAGTAAGCGGCCTGCTGTCTGTAATATTCAGCCCAGGCAGCACTGTAGTCTGGCTGGGAGCCTGGGGGTGCTCCCGGACCCCCTCCAGTGGCCACTTGAGCTGTGGGGGAGCAGAGGGTGGGTGAGTGTGGCCAGGATGAGCGTgagcctggccctgcccgccGCGGCCCTGGCGGCTCACCCTGCTTCTTGTAGTACTCCTCCCAGGCCTTCGTGTAGTCCTGCTGCGGGGGCGCTCCgggctgctggggctgctggcCTGTGGAGGCAGGCACCGGGGTGAGAGGACAGCGTGGGGACGCGGCCACCCACCCGCCCACTCTGTGGCTGACCTGAGGCCCTGCGGCGGCCCACATACTCACCGATCTTCTTGTAATACTCTTCCCAGGCCTTAGTGTAGTCCGACTGGccagcaggtgggggctgggggggctcACCCTGggtgggcggggccgcgggggccgGTGCCGGGCCTGGCACGGGGCCTGGGGGCTGCTGGTAGTAGTGTGAGTAGTAGGCGGCCCAGGCGGCGTTGGGGTCTGCAGCAGCGGCCGCGGCTTTATCTGCAGGAAGAGGGTGTGTGGGCCGAGAGGTGGCCCAGAAAGTcagctccctccccacccgcccTGGCTGGGGCCTTATACTTACTCGGGTCATGAGGAGCAGGCGGTTGCCACTGAGGATAGGTAttgccccagccctggggtgggTACTGGTGAGGAGGGGGGCCTCCGGCACTGCAGGACGATAACACAGAACACATGCGCCAGGCTGTTCCTGGGTCCCCAGAGAGGACAGCCACAGCTAGCAAGGGGGCCCAGAGCACCCCCTGCATGGAGATGCACGTTCCTGGCCCAGGAAAAGGAGTGAGAtgaccaatgcaggggacacaggctgtgttGACTCAAGGATGTGAGAGTCCCCAAGTGCACCACGCACAGATCTACATTTGGGGTGGAGGAGACCAAGGGCAACACCTGTGGCATCTTTTCAAAACGGTGTCTCtgacaggtttgattcctggtccaggaagatcccacatgctgcagagacacagcctgcaagccacaactactgagcctgtgtgccacaactactgagcccatgagcctagagcccgtgcttcacaagaaAAGCCAGCGCCCTGAGACGCCtgcgcacagcaataaagactaGCCCCTGTTCGTCAGAACTagacaaaaacctgcacacagcaacaaagacccaacgcaatcaaaaaaaaaaaagtgtctatgAAACAGGTGGCTGGCCTGGATCATGTCTGGGACCCAAACACTCAGCACTCCCACAAGGCAGGGATGGCCCTCTAGGGTCTGCCAGTCTCCTTGTCAGCAGAGCGACCCCCCCACATCCCAGGAACCCAGCAGGAATACTTACTGAGGGGGAGCCCCAGGTGGCCCTTGATTGAAGGGCCCGGGGTTGAAGGGCCCCATGGGACCAGCAGGGCCTGGTCCCCCTGGGCCTGGTCCGACTGGGCAGAGGGGACCCTGGAGGAAGGAGAACCGGACTAGATcagtggagaaggagaaggagcctGGCCCAGGTTCCcagagcccctccccagcccacctcgATCTTCTCCTCGATGAGCTGCTTGGCATGGTCGATCTGCTGGGGCGAGCCCCGGATGATGAAAAGTTTGAAGTTGGGGTCCCCATTGGGTGGCAGCTGCCGGGAGATCTCTACAAAGGCGCCCGTCTGCTGGTTTATGGCTTTCACATTCTCGCCGCCTGCAAGAGCCACAAGCAGTGAGAGGAGAGCAAGGGGAGAGCGGGGGAGGGACAGGGCCCGTGCAGGGGCTACTCACCTCGGCCGATGACCAGCCCGCACTTGTGAGTGGGGATGGAGAAGGTCATCTCCCCACCAGGAGGGCCCCAGTTGCCCTGGCCCCTTCCTCGACCTCGGCCCCCTGGGGGCATGCCAGGACCCCCTGGAGGGCCCGGGGGACCACtctgcagggcagggaggagagggtgggttaaggcaggaagccagcctggcccctctgcccccaccagccCTTCTCAGCAAAGCCGACGCCACCCACCCTGAGGCTCTGGAGGAGATCGTTGATGATGCGCGCGGCGTGCTCACACCGGTCTGGGGGCCCCATGATGTGAGCTATCTTCTCGGGGCCCGTCCCGTCATCTGAGGCAGCACCCAGAGAGGAGAAATGCAGTCACAAGAGAAGCACGACTCCACTCCCCCGAAACACTGCCTGTTTAGGCCAAGCCAGGGGCCTGGACGATCTCAGCCACTAAGCGCCGCTTGCCACCCTCCACCTATTCAGGGGCCAGGAAGGAGGCCGGCGGGCCCACGTCCCCAGAGAAGGAAACCGAGCAGCTACGGCAGGAGGGTGGATGAGGCCTCTGCATCTGGTACCCCCAGAACTAAGAACTGACAACGCATCTCTCAAAAAGCACACAGCAGTCCCTTCTCCCCACAGACCGGCCGCTCACACTCTCACTGGGCTTGGCAGGAGCCCAGAGCTGGGGCCGTGGGAGCTAATCCAGCCTGGAGGCCCAGGCGGCCCCATCAGGAGAGCCCTTgggcgggggagagggagaggggagttTGACAGGAGAGGAAAACTTCCCTTCGACTCGGAAAGCCTGCCCGTCACCCACTTTCTCACGTGGCTGCCTCATGGTGGGGGGACAGACAGGGCATGCCCTGCTGACCCAGGAATGATGAGGCACCGCGGAGGCTCAACAGGCTAACCCGGTACCACGCTGCCCGCAGCGGCCCCGCCGGCTCCTGACCTTGTTTGAACTGGATCCGCACACCCGCGTCGTTCTGGATCTTCTTGATCATCTCCCCGCTCCGGCCGATGACCACCCCCACAGAGTGTCTGGGCACGGGCACCTGAGGGCGGGCGGCCGAGGAGGGTCAGCCGGGCTGTCCCCAGTCTGCGGCCCTCTGCTGCCCaccagcccacccctcccccggtGCGCCATCCACCTGGGGAGGCCTGCACTCACATCGATGCCCCCACCGATCCGGGATCCGTACTCATTCCGGTCCCCAAAGCCGCCCTGGTCACGCTCCCGGAGAATGTCCATCACCATCTCGCAGGCTTGCTGCAAACACACAAGCACGGCGCTCACACCAGTACCGCCGCCCCGCCGTGCTCCCAGGCGTCACGGGCCTAAGCTCAGCACCAACACACGCGTACTGAGCTCTCTACCTGCCCTAAGAGACAGACACGGTGAGCACCCCCAGTTTCTGGAGTTCAGGCCACCCGCTCATGTAGAAACGGCCGGGAGGCAGAGTTCAGCAGAGAACCAGCCCCGTGCAGACTTCAAAGCCAGCGCCCTTGGAAACCTCTGCACGTGCACACGAACCCCCAGGCCACCGGCCTGCCTGGGGGCGCTCACCTGCACTTTGTAGGGATCTCCGATGATCCGGAGCGGTTTGTCCACGTTCGTGTTCTGGGAACCGTCCTGGATTAAAATCATCTTCACTCCCGCCCGTTCCTTCACAACCAAGGTTGAGAGTCAGCGCTGAACTTTCAAAAGACTTTCCGGGGCGCATGGGGGGCCGGGCCCAGGAAGGTAACtttcctggggtgggaggagcccaCCCCTCACCTGGAGCTGCTTAATCGTCTCTCCGCCTTTGCCAATGACCAGGCCAGCCTTCCCTGCGGGGATCATGATCTCCTGCACCGTGCCGTTCTGGCCCCCGTTGGCGTTGTCGTGAAACTGTCCTGGGGGGCCCCCACGACCCCGTGAGACGATGTCATCCAGCATCATCTTTGCCTTCCTGGGAAGGGGAAGAATGGGTGCCGTCAGTGGAGAGAGTACTGGCCTGGCAGCTCCCCCCAGGTCCCAGGGAAGGCGATTCCAACCCATGTGGCCGACAGATGACAGAGTCCCATCCCTGGGGCTACTCAGGCCCAGGTTCCCCAGATCTCAGGAGTTGAGGGAATCACTGTGTCAGCACAGCCCCCTAGAGAGGGCAGGGTTTGAGGGACATGGAGTGGGAGTCGCCCTCAGTTTCAAAGGGGTCCAGAGGACTTCCGCCCGCTTTCCCCATCACAGTGACAGGCCCGCCGAGGACTTACTGCACAGACTCCGGGGCTCCTGTCAAGGACACACTGCGCTCGGGCAGGCCGCCGCTGtctggagaagagagaagatagGGTCAATGCCTTCTGGAGTCTATGGACACCAGGAGGACCTTCTATGGAGATGGGGAGACTTCCAAAACAATCAATGGCTACTTCTGCCACCATGAGGCAGCCTGACAAATCAGTTTACCTCCCCAAACACGTGGGAGGCTGCTCTACGCCAGGTCAAGATCAGGAAGCTTAAAGTCCAGTAAGGGAGACAAAACTTTTAgagaaaaggatgagatggaAGGAGAGGCAGATTTCAGAAGCTCCCAAAGCTGGGCCTCATCCATCACTACGGATGATGGGCACCTTCCAGTCAATGAACTACACGTGCCAAGCAGGGCGAGCCCTCAGGAACCCCTGCAAAGCAGGCACTTGCGGAGAAGCAGGCAGAACTGTATTTAAACCAGCTTTGAGGCCCTGACGGGTCTGGGGCGACATTCCCTGCACTGGATTCTGGCCATCCCTGCTCACTGGAACATGGAGGGAAACAAGAGTTGCAGCTGCAGCTTGAGGCGCTGTGCTGGCTGAGGCGCTATGCCGAGCCTAGCACACAGAAAGTGCTCAATGATCCCCGGCCCGTTTCACCTCTACCCCAGCACGGCAGTCAGGACATCACGAAAGAAAGCGCCCaagagccccagcccagcccagcgccCGTCCCTCCTCAGACGTGGCTCTCATACCTGGAGAGATCTGCACTTTGCAGCCTGAATCTTGCTGGATTTTGTTAATCTGTTCACCTCCTCTACCAATGACTaggtggagaaaaagaagaaaagcagagattGAGGAGTGGGGGAAGCCTGGCGCAGAGAAGACTACGTGGAAGGGGTTCCGGGACCCGCGGGCATTCAAGGGGGCAGCAGCCAAGCTGAGCGCTCCACCGTCCCCTCTGCCCACAGAAGAAGGGGAGAGTAAGCACACAGCGCAGGAGCGCGCTTTGCTTCAGACCAAAGCTTCCCAGGCTGGCAGGGGCTCCGGGAGACTGCCCCAGAGAAGGGGGAAGAAGGGCATCCCCGATCAGCGACCCACACTCACTCAGTCCCACCATGCCGTCTGGGACCCTGTACTCCTCTGTCATTGAAGTCCTGTAAGGAGAGACAATGAGAGTCAGCCTCAAGTAGGAGAAAAGTAGGGGAGATGAAGGGCCAGAGGGCCTCCCAGAGAAAGACTCTCAAAGCCACAGGCCCTGCCTTCTATGACATGGGGACCAAGCCCCCCACAGGCCCACGTGGAGGCTGACAACAACATGGGGGCTCCCCCACGTCACAGCAGGACACCCAACCCctcggggcctcagtttctccctctagGCCACGAGAGGCTTGGTCTGGGGTGGCATGACCCCCCGGACCAGTGCTGCCCCACCAACTCAGGGTAAGAGTGAGAACTTGGGGCACTTTTACAGCAATCTGATGGTGTCATCTGATGTCTgtagattttaattaaaaaaaaaaaaaaagtttttgt is a genomic window of Hippopotamus amphibius kiboko isolate mHipAmp2 chromosome 15, mHipAmp2.hap2, whole genome shotgun sequence containing:
- the LOC130836172 gene encoding adenylate kinase isoenzyme 1-like isoform X2, which translates into the protein METMVQRALRQGQVERRADDCEVAIYQRLETHYTLCEPILTFYQQKNLLRNILAEAAPENIFAKCCSVIERLKGRSLTNLEGHGGREQPHLEVAAVAAPATHTCGPSHLGSERDTWFFGAGIQP
- the KHSRP gene encoding far upstream element-binding protein 2 isoform X3, which translates into the protein MSDYSTGGPPPGPPPPAGGGGGSGGAGGAGGGPPPGPPGAGDRGGGGPGGGGPGGGSAGGPSQPPGGGGPGIRKDAFADAVQRARQIAAKIGGDAATTVNNSTPDFGFGGQKRQLEDGDQPESKKLASQGDSISSQLGPIHPPPRTSMTEEYRVPDGMVGLIIGRGGEQINKIQQDSGCKVQISPDSGGLPERSVSLTGAPESVQKAKMMLDDIVSRGRGGPPGQFHDNANGGQNGTVQEIMIPAGKAGLVIGKGGETIKQLQERAGVKMILIQDGSQNTNVDKPLRIIGDPYKVQQACEMVMDILRERDQGGFGDRNEYGSRIGGGIDVPVPRHSVGVVIGRSGEMIKKIQNDAGVRIQFKQDDGTGPEKIAHIMGPPDRCEHAARIINDLLQSLRSGPPGPPGGPGMPPGGRGRGRGQGNWGPPGGEMTFSIPTHKCGLVIGRGGENVKAINQQTGAFVEISRQLPPNGDPNFKLFIIRGSPQQIDHAKQLIEEKIEGPLCPVGPGPGGPGPAGPMGPFNPGPFNQGPPGAPPHAGGPPPHQYPPQGWGNTYPQWQPPAPHDPNKAAAAAADPNAAWAAYYSHYYQQPPGPVPGPAPAPAAPPTQGEPPQPPPAGQSDYTKAWEEYYKKIGQQPQQPGAPPQQDYTKAWEEYYKKQAQVATGGGPGAPPGSQPDYSAAWAEYYRQQAAYYGQTPGPGGPQPPPTQQGQQQVSGWVAFHDVSVAALLAPPPSLSSAQGGPLESPKLR
- the KHSRP gene encoding far upstream element-binding protein 2 isoform X2; this encodes MSDYSTGGPPPGPPPPAGGGGGSGGAGGAGGGPPPGPPGAGDRGGGGPGGGGPGGGSAGGPSQPPGGGGPGIRKDAFADAVQRARQIAAKIGGDAATTVNNSTPDFGFGGQKRQLEDGDQPESKKLASQGDSISSQLGPIHPPPRTSMTEEYRVPDGMVGLIIGRGGEQINKIQQDSGCKVQISPDSGGLPERSVSLTGAPESVQKAKMMLDDIVSRGRGGPPGQFHDNANGGQNGTVQEIMIPAGKAGLVIGKGGETIKQLQERAGVKMILIQDGSQNTNVDKPLRIIGDPYKVQQACEMVMDILRERDQGGFGDRNEYGSRIGGGIDVPVPRHSVGVVIGRSGEMIKKIQNDAGVRIQFKQDDGTGPEKIAHIMGPPDRCEHAARIINDLLQSLRSGPPGPPGGPGMPPGGRGRGRGQGNWGPPGGEMTFSIPTHKCGLVIGRGGENVKAINQQTGAFVEISRQLPPNGDPNFKLFIIRGSPQQIDHAKQLIEEKIEGPLCPVGPGPGGPGPAGPMGPFNPGPFNQGPPGAPPHAGGPPPHQYPPQGWGNTYPQWQPPAPHDPNKAAAAAADPNAAWAAYYSHYYQQPPGPVPGPAPAPAAPPTQGEPPQPPPAGQSDYTKAWEEYYKKIGQQPQQPGAPPQQDYTKAWEEYYKKQAQVATGGGPGAPPGSQPDYSAAWAEYYRQQAAYYGQTPGPGGPQPPPTQQGQQQASGNCHPPPPPFSFQPPATVHPALVGSAGNPFPCGVCP
- the KHSRP gene encoding far upstream element-binding protein 2 isoform X4, with translation MSDYSTGGPPPGPPPPAGGGGGSGGAGGAGGGPPPGPPGAGDRGGGGPGGGGPGGGSAGGPSQPPGGGGPGIRKDAFADAVQRARQIAAKIGGDAATTVNNSTPDFGFGGQKRQLEDGDQPESKKLASQGDSISSQLGPIHPPPRTSMTEEYRVPDGMVGLIIGRGGEQINKIQQDSGCKVQISPDSGGLPERSVSLTGAPESVQKAKMMLDDIVSRGRGGPPGQFHDNANGGQNGTVQEIMIPAGKAGLVIGKGGETIKQLQERAGVKMILIQDGSQNTNVDKPLRIIGDPYKVQQACEMVMDILRERDQGGFGDRNEYGSRIGGGIDVPVPRHSVGVVIGRSGEMIKKIQNDAGVRIQFKQDDGTGPEKIAHIMGPPDRCEHAARIINDLLQSLRSGPPGPPGGPGMPPGGRGRGRGQGNWGPPGGEMTFSIPTHKCGLVIGRGGENVKAINQQTGAFVEISRQLPPNGDPNFKLFIIRGSPQQIDHAKQLIEEKIEGPLCPVGPGPGGPGPAGPMGPFNPGPFNQGPPGAPPHAGGPPPHQYPPQGWGNTYPQWQPPAPHDPNKAAAAAADPNAAWAAYYSHYYQQPPGPVPGPAPAPAAPPTQGEPPQPPPAGQSDYTKAWEEYYKKIGQQPQQPGAPPQQDYTKAWEEYYKKQAQVATGGGPGAPPGSQPDYSAAWAEYYRQQAAYYGQTPGPGGPQPPPTQQGQQQAQ
- the LOC130836172 gene encoding uncharacterized protein LOC130836172 isoform X1, with the translated sequence METMVQRALRQGQVERRADDCEVAIYQRLETHYTLCEPILTFYQQKNLLRNILAEAAPENIFAKCCSVIERLKDLVLAIFYGWLNMKDPNFERKKACETHRMSERARARHRLCRDLQATHSERGLPRQPPHPHPTLAAVALSTNGKKTKQKKGPKQNKMEKK
- the KHSRP gene encoding far upstream element-binding protein 2 isoform X1, giving the protein MSDYSTGGPPPGPPPPAGGGGGSGGAGGAGGGPPPGPPGAGDRGGGGPGGGGPGGGSAGGPSQPPGGGGPGIRKDAFADAVQRARQIAAKIGGDAATTVNNSTPDFGFGGQKRQLEDGDQPESKKLASQGDSISSQLGPIHPPPRTSMTEEYRVPDGMVGLIIGRGGEQINKIQQDSGCKVQISPDSGGLPERSVSLTGAPESVQKAKMMLDDIVSRGRGGPPGQFHDNANGGQNGTVQEIMIPAGKAGLVIGKGGETIKQLQERAGVKMILIQDGSQNTNVDKPLRIIGDPYKVQQACEMVMDILRERDQGGFGDRNEYGSRIGGGIDVPVPRHSVGVVIGRSGEMIKKIQNDAGVRIQFKQDDGTGPEKIAHIMGPPDRCEHAARIINDLLQSLRSGPPGPPGGPGMPPGGRGRGRGQGNWGPPGGEMTFSIPTHKCGLVIGRGGENVKAINQQTGAFVEISRQLPPNGDPNFKLFIIRGSPQQIDHAKQLIEEKIEGPLCPVGPGPGGPGPAGPMGPFNPGPFNQGPPGAPPHAGGPPPHQYPPQGWGNTYPQWQPPAPHDPNKAAAAAADPNAAWAAYYSHYYQQPPGPVPGPAPAPAAPPTQGEPPQPPPAGQSDYTKAWEEYYKKIGQQPQQPGAPPQQDYTKAWEEYYKKQAQVATGGGPGAPPGSQPDYSAAWAEYYRQQAAYYGQTPGPGGPQPPPTQQGQQQVPFSETVSSSTPYSPREQGAGLPHRPRTTQNPAQQVVKRLFERLAPSMRSCVTTTVGEGVGVDLGDVGHLYSPALQSLLPFPTVSQPPPRCYPSPGASGACPSGAAWSCTDPSHQRPVG